From one Dysidea avara chromosome 9, odDysAvar1.4, whole genome shotgun sequence genomic stretch:
- the LOC136267324 gene encoding caspase-8-like isoform X3 → MPRSNRLFVPPSFSSTSGTDLLEKELKECEISFAQRNAYQEVLIKVSNSLDTEQVHKLCCFSEEVSLNGRDNLNATTLIRLFEQKALISPASLEYLWLRLHTIGQSDLCGLIEQYARTYLDGQPALQPQALEQFHCPLQYGSQHSPTMIEQSPKSIQEDLTYSLPVQVVEEDDIDTIPNGNQVCDCKEEWEMMAGPLDYDRVQQLEEKQFQLQKELEQKDQVIQQHEMQLHQLRKELEQKDQVIQQHEMQPQNKNIKLFQVEQELQESNNEKEKLQQKLHDYEQRETLQEGNANLIAEKYLMKNQPHGIAIIINNSQFQSSGHELKDRIGSQIDSTNLHQTWKYLCYDPRVLENLTASDITRELVQISQQSHKDYDSFVCCILSHGYRDGVYGTDGKSVPIHEIAALFKSNFCPTLTNKPKLFFIQACRGDDEDKVVDIQKDGNNSDDVSRNFLPSEADFLFGYATPPGYASWRSPRYGSWYISELCKVLVENAQYQDLLTMLTMVNHKVSESYTTQGCKQCPSPVNQLRKQVWFFGSLK, encoded by the exons ATGCCTAGATCAAATAGACTCTTTGTGCCACCTTCTTTTTCATCTACAAGTGGAACTGACCTGCTGGAGAAAGAGTTGAAGGAGTGTGAAATATCGTTTGCTCAACGCAATGCATATCAAGAGGTGCTAATAAAAGTTTCTAATTCACTAGACACTGAACAAGTTCATAAGCTTTGTTGTTTCTCTGAAGAAGTAAGCTTGAATGGCAGGGATAATTTAAATGCAACTACACTGATCCGCCTCTTTGAGCAAAAAGCACTTATCTCACCTGCCAGTTTGGAATACCTTTGGCTACGCTTACACACCATTGGACAATCAGACTTGTGTGGGCTGATTGAACAGTACGCCAGAACATATTTGGATGGGCAACCTGCTTTGCAACCACAAG CACTAGAACAATTTCATTGTCCACTGCAATATGGATCACAGCATTCCCCTACTATGATTGAACAAAGCCCTAAAAGTATTCAAGAAGATCTAACATACTCTCTACCAGTCCAAGTAGTAGAAGAAGATGACATTGACACTATTCCAAATGGAAACCAAGTGTGTGATTGTAAAGAAGAATGGGAAATGATGGCAGGGCCACTAGATTATGATAGGGTACAGCAACTTGAAGAAAAACAATTTCAATTACAAAAGGAACTGGAACAGAAAGATCAGGTGATACAGCAGCATGAGATGCAACTGCATCAATTACGAAAGGAACTGGAACAGAAAGATCAGGTGATACAGCAGCATGAGATGCAACCGCagaacaaaaatattaaattattTCAAGTGGAACAAGAACTACAAGAATCAAACAATGAAAAGGAAAAGTTGCAGCAGAAGCTACATGATTATGAGCAACGTGAAACACTACAAGAAGGAAATGCTAATCTAATAGCAGAAAAATATCTTATGAAAAACCAACCACATGGTATTGCCATCATCATCAATAATAGTCAATTCCAGTCAAGCGGTCATGAATTAAAAGATCGTATTGGTTCACAAATTGATTCAACAAACCTTCACCAAACTTGGAAATACCTTTGCTATGATCCACGTGTTTTAGAAAACCTGACTGCATCTGATATCACTCGTGAACTAGTGCAAATTTCCCAACAAAGTCACAAGGATTATGACAGTTTTGTGTGCTGTATTCTCAGTCATGGCTACCGTGATGGTGTGTATGGTACAGATGGGAAATCAGTCCCAATACATGAGATTGCTGCACTGTTTAAAAGCAACTTCTGCCCAACGCTAACAAATAAACCAAAGCTATTCTTTATACAAGCATGCCGTGGAGATGATGAAGACAAAGTGGTTGACATACAAAAGGATGGAAACAACAGTGATGATGTGTCTCGTAACTTTCTACCAAGTGAAGCGGATTTCTTATTTGGTTATGCCACTCCGCCAGGGTATGCATCATGGAGAAGCCCCCGATATGGCTCTTGGTACATTTCAGAGTTGTGTAAAGTACTTGTTGAGAATGCTCAATATCAAGACCTCCTCACCATGTTAACTATGGTCAACCACAAGGTGTCAGAAAGCTACACTACGCAAGGCTGCAAGCAGTGTCCATCCCCAGTCAATCAACTTCGCAAGCAAGTGTGGTTTTTTGGGAGCTTAAAGTaa